Within the Medicago truncatula cultivar Jemalong A17 chromosome 4, MtrunA17r5.0-ANR, whole genome shotgun sequence genome, the region CATGTACGTTCTCAGCGGGTGGGAGGGTTCAGCCCATGATTCCAAGTTGCTAAATGATGCTTTGAAAAGGAAGAATGGACTAAAAGTGCCCCACGgtaagtaattaatttttaaaatatactgatgttgtttttctttcactttcatacttattttatatgtattttaaatttaattaggtAAATATTTTCTGGTGGATTGCGGATTTGCTAATCGACGCAAATTTTTAGCTCCACATCGAGGTGTGCGATATCATCTACAAGATTTTGCAGGTCACGGTAATGACcctgaaaatgaaaaagagttATTCAATCTTCGGCATGCGTCTTTAAGGAATGTGGTTGAGAGAATATTTGGTATTTTTAAATCGCGTTTCACAATTTTTAAGTCAGCACCTCCATTTTTGTTTAAGACACAAGCAGAACTTGTGTTGGCATGTGCAGCACTTCATAACTTTCTTCGCAAAGAATGTCGTTCCGATGAATTTCCAATTGAACCTTCTAACgagtcttcatcttcatcttcaatgtTACCTATTCATGAAGACAATAATGATGAACTCAATGTTCAAACACAAGAGCAAGAACGAGAAGATGCTAATATATGGAGGACTAATTTAGGTTTAGATATGTGGAGAGATGTACAAGGAATACCGTGATACTACTCTAAACGGTGATTCAGTGAATCACATTTCCCTTTTCATATTGGGAGATGCTAATATCTAAAGATAATCTTGTTTTAAGAAACTTCATTACCAGCAAGACATATTTTGCTTTTTTCCTAGTTTGTTATTTacgaaatatattttgttttatctttttgttatgcagttatttgtttttctctttttgatgTACCGGTACAAGCTCGATTTTGAATCTAGAGATCACTTtgtttcggaaaaaaaaaattatttgtttactaTTTCTATCATTCACGgttgtaagtttgttctttttccgCTAAAGttcattgaatcctttgaaatattaaaatctcataaaatcctttgaaatccttaaaattCAGTGTGATAAATCccataaaatcctttgaaatccttaaaagtcagTATGATAAATCCcttaaagtcttttaaaatcttacagaatcaatacaatcccacaaagtcttttaaaatcttaaagactttttttgttaaaaaagtcttttaaaatcctaatccaatacacccccctaaagtaaaaaaatgtaacttcACACCAAATTAAATTGAGATATGAGTCATTTGAAACAAACGTGTAAAgttgtgagaaaaaaaattaatgaacaCAAAATTAAGAGAATAGAACCTGGATACGACAGAGTTTGAGCTTTGTTTGATGAGAAAATTAGAGTGTGGTGTTAAACTAGATTCACTTATACTTATAGATGAAACAAATTCAAACTAGAAGAGAAGATGTATAGGGCTTGAGTTGCGTATCTCACATGAGAAAGTTCTTCACAGTCACACTAGTCATTATATGCACGTTTtcttcataatttattttgaaaattgtttttctctattttaaaattgttcattttctaTAGTTAATTCCGACATTTTTCAGCTAGACTAAACTCTCATTCTAtaatgagtaattttttttttgacaatttattCTTAATTTTGTTGAAGAGTATATATTCAATATTTAACTTGCAATTGAGTTCTTATTAatttttagttaattaatttaatgttttgattttttaaagtcCACTTCGGCTAGATGACAATACTTCCAACTTACAAGTCATCAAAATTTCCCAACAAGGTGTATTATTTGAGGAAAACAAATTGAGACTATGGAATAAAAAACAAGGTACttaaggggtcaaaattgcataattgaaaaaatggtatattttcaaattgaacacttgaaaaacctagagagaaaaaattgcatctaaacctaatttttttaatagtacactaattatttatagtgttttatattttaggctTAACAATAATTTTGTCCCCTATTTTTACTAAACATACACTAAAACACTTGAGGTTTTAAGGTGAACAGCAATCTAGGATGAGTTTTACACTGTGTTTGATAGAAGAGAaataagaaagagagaaagagggaagagagaagttGGATAGAGAGAAGCAACTTCTCCTGTTTAGTTGAGAATAGAGATTAAAGAGAGAGACCAAATATGGTGGAACCCATGCctgttttatttctttcttgaaTTGCGAAGAAATAGAGTAGAGATGTGAACTTTTTTTGctcttttccaaaactatccCTGGTATTGTGGCTAATATAAAACtattgtccttttttttttttgttaacactGTTGTATTGTTTTCATGGTTTTTGTTGTAGCaaggtaaaaacaaaaactaatacGCAACTCTCTTTCCTTTACCTCTTGATTGGAATCCTcttatattataataaataaattaaactagTAGTTAGTTAACTCTAATGAAATAGTTTAACCGATTAAATtgtaaaattgtaaataaataattaattaagcaAATAAGTTATCaaatttctttgtaaaaaaattacttagtttcttaattaaattaatgtaaaaaattataagttatcAGTTTTTATAAGAattcatatataataaaattgtatatTAAAGTTTAGTAAggatattttggtcttttcaaaagtttaacacacttctctcttctctatttctctcatTTATCTCTTATACTAAACAATAggtcaaatctactctatttctcacctatttctctcttcctatactctctcttcacaacttctctctTTATAACTTCTCtcctaaaccaaacacacccttaaagTTTGGAGAAGGCTAACAACTTTCACTTAAGGCATTGTTTAGGGCTTGCTGTTAAGGTATATACAAAGTTTACAAAAGTAAGTTTAATTAAATatagtttttcaaaattaagtttgattaaAATGAGTTTGTTCTCGTGTGCTTTTTCTTTGGATAAGTAAACCAAGGCATTTCAATTATGTTGCCACTTCTTATTTACTGTTACCTATCATATGCATTTGGTATGTTGCGGTTTACTGCTATTGATCATTCTGTTTGTCAAAAAATctatttgataaacaataatgaagaggaTGTAAAATTAGTTGGCTAGAGCTCAGTTA harbors:
- the LOC112420916 gene encoding uncharacterized protein, which codes for MAKPTSSVPAKIRESTRFYPYFKDCIGAIDGTHIPALVRGRDVSSYRDRHGRISQNVLAACNFDLEFMYVLSGWEGSAHDSKLLNDALKRKNGLKVPHGKYFLVDCGFANRRKFLAPHRGVRYHLQDFAGHGNDPENEKELFNLRHASLRNVVERIFGIFKSRFTIFKSAPPFLFKTQAELVLACAALHNFLRKECRSDEFPIEPSNESSSSSSMLPIHEDNNDELNVQTQEQEREDANIWRTNLGLDMWRDVQGIP